The genomic segment TCGTGCCGCGGCGCTGGACCGACCGGTGTGCGTCAACTACCGGTCCAGCGCCGCGGGCGCCGAGCAGGTCGTCCGCGACCTCGGGGAAGCGGGCGTCGAAGCTCTGGCCGTACAAGCGGACGTCACCGAGGAGGACGAGGTCGAACGCCTCTTCGCCACCGCGGTGGAGAAGCTCGGCCCGCTCACCGCCGTCGTCAACAACGCGGGCGTCACCGGGGGTCTGGGCCGGGTCGTCGATCTGGACATCCGGCAGCTGGACGTCGCCTACCGGGCCGTCCTGCGCAGCGTGGTGCTGTGCACCCGCGAGGGCCTGCGGTACATGTCCCGCGGTCGAGGCGGCCGGGGAGGCTGCGTCCTCAACATCTCGTCCACCGGTGCCCGCACCGGCGGCGGCCACGAGTGGGTGCACTACGCCGCTCTCAAGGCCGCCGTCAACACCCACACCTGGGGCACCGCCCAGGAGGTGGCGGCGGAGGGCGTCCGCGTCAACGCGGTTGCCCCCGGACTGATCGAAACCGGCCTCCACCTGGCCAACGGAGTCCCCGACCGCCCCGAGCGCCTGCGGACGTCCGTGCCCATGGGCCGTATCGGCACCCCCGAGGAAGTCGCCGAAGCCGCGGTGTTCCTGCTCTCCCCGAGCGCCTCGTACGTCACCGGTTCCGTCCTGGAGGTGGGCGGCGGCCGTTGAGCCCCGCCCCCACACCCCGATCGTCCCGTCCACGGAGGAATTCCTTTCATGCCCGAAGCGATCTCGCACATGCTCGAACCGCACAGCGCCCTCTACCTCGACACCCGGCCTCATGTGATCACGGAGGGATCCGGCATCGAAGTACGCGACGAGGACGGGCAGTCGTTCATCGACGGCGTGGCCGGCCTGTGGAGCGTCACCCTCGGCTACAGCGAGCCGCGCCTGGTGGAGGCGGCCACCCGGCAGATGAACAAACTCCCCTTCTACGGCTCGTTCAACCACCGCACCAACGACGTGGCGCTCGCCCTGGCCTCCGACATCGTGGACATCGCGCCCATCCCCATGGGCAAGGTGTTCTTCGGCAACTCCGGTTCGGACGCCAACGACAGCGCGATGAAGTTCGCCCGCTACTACCACTGGTCCCAGGGCCGGCCGGAGCGCCGCAAGATCATCTCGCACAGCTGCGGCTACCACGGCACCACTCTCGCCGCCGGTTCGGCCACCGGGCTCCCGCACATCCACCACGGCTTCGGCCTGGACACGGGCGACTTCCTCTCGGCCCACTGCCCCAACCCCCTGCACCCCTCCTCGCAGGGCCTCACCGACGCCGAGCAGGTCGACTGGCTGATGGAGGACCTGGAGAACCTCATCGAGGAGGCCGGCCCGGAGACGGTGGCGGCCTTCCTCTCCGAACCCGTTCTCGGAGCGGGCGG from the Streptomyces sp. NBC_01335 genome contains:
- a CDS encoding SDR family oxidoreductase, yielding MIIITGAGQGIGAAIARRAAALDRPVCVNYRSSAAGAEQVVRDLGEAGVEALAVQADVTEEDEVERLFATAVEKLGPLTAVVNNAGVTGGLGRVVDLDIRQLDVAYRAVLRSVVLCTREGLRYMSRGRGGRGGCVLNISSTGARTGGGHEWVHYAALKAAVNTHTWGTAQEVAAEGVRVNAVAPGLIETGLHLANGVPDRPERLRTSVPMGRIGTPEEVAEAAVFLLSPSASYVTGSVLEVGGGR